From Eubalaena glacialis isolate mEubGla1 chromosome 5, mEubGla1.1.hap2.+ XY, whole genome shotgun sequence, one genomic window encodes:
- the TLR10 gene encoding toll-like receptor 10 encodes MKHIRSIYVFCSIVTSVHSGASKLPEETELTTNCSNMSLRKVPEDLTPTTTILDLSYNLLFQLQRSDFHSFSKLKVLILCRNRIQELDIKTFEFNKELRYLDVSYNRLKSVTWFSLAGLRHLDLSFNDFDTVPICEETGNMSHLEILGLSGAKIQKSDFQKIAHLHLNTVFLGLRTLSHYEEGSLPILNTTKLHIVLPMNTNFWVLLRDGMKTSKILEITNIDGKSQFASYETQQNLILENAKTSILLLNKVDLPWDDLLLIFQFVWHTSVEYFQIQHVTFGGKVYLDHNSFDYSNTVMRTIKLENVHFRIFNIPQERVYLLFTKMDIENLTISNAQTPHMLFPIYPTRFQYLNFANNILTDDVFKKSIQLPHLKTLILKDNKLETLSLVSCFAGNTSLRHLDLSENLLQHENDENCLWPETLITMNLSSNKFADSVFRCLPRNIQILDLNNNKIQTVPKDIIHLTSLRELNLAFNFLTDLPGCSHFRRLSVLNIEMNLILSPSLDFFQSCQEVKTLNVGRNPFRCTCELRDFIQLEKYSEGLMVGWSDSYICEYPLNLKGTQLKDVHLPEISCNTTLLIVTIVVIMLVLGMAVAFCCLHFDLPWYLRMLGQWTQTWHRFRKTTQEQLKRNIHFHVFISYSEHDSAWVKYELIPNVEKEDGSVLICLHEGNSDPGKSITEDTINCIEKSYKSIFVLSPKFVQTEWCHYELYFAHHNLFHESSDYIILILLEPIPLYCIPTRYPKLKTLMEKKAYLEWPKDRRKCGLFWANLRAAIRVNLLETREMCELRTFTELNEESRGSAISLVRTDCL; translated from the coding sequence ATGAAACATATCAGAAGCATTTACGTATTTTGTAGTATTGTTACGTCAGTGCATAGTGGGGCTTCAAAGCTGCCAGAAGAAACAGAATTGACTACCAACTGCTCCAACATGTCTTTAAGAAAGGTTCCTGAAGACTTGACCCCAACTACAACCATACTGGATTTGTCCTACAACCTCCTTTTCCAACTCCAGCGTTCAGATTTTCATTCCTTCTCTAAACTGAAAGTTTTGATTCTATGCCGTAACAGAATCCAAGAGCTGGATATCAAGACCTTTGAATTCAACAAGGAGTTAAGATATTTAGATGTGTCTTATAACAGACTGAAGAGTGTAACTTGGTTCTCACTGGCAGGTCTCAGACATTTAGATCTGTCCTTCAATGACTTTGACACCGTGCCTATCTGTGAGGAGACTGGCAACATGTCACACCTGGAAATCCTAGGTTTGAGTGgggcaaaaatacaaaaatcagatTTCCAGAAAATTGCTCATTTGCATCTAAATACTGTCTTCTTAGGATTGAGAACTCTTTCTCATTATGAAGAAGGTAGCCTGCCCATCTTAAACACAACAAAACTTCACATTGTTTTACCAATGAACACAAATTTCTGGGTTCTTTTGCGTGATGGAATGAAGActtcaaaaatattagaaattacgAATATAGATGGCAAAAGCCAATTTGCAAGTTATGAAACTCAGCAAAATCTTATTTTAGAGAATGCCAAGACATCCATTCTGTTACTTAATAAAGTTGATTTACCCTGGGATGATCTTCTGCTTATCTTCCAATTTGTTTGGCATACGTCAGTAGAATACTTCCAGATTCAACATGTGACTTTTGGAGGTAAGGTTTATCTTGACCATAATTCATTTGACTACTCAAATACTGTAATGAGAACTATAAAATTGGAGAATGtacatttcagaatttttaatatcCCACAGGAGAGAGTCTACTTGCTTTTTACcaaaatggatatagaaaacCTGACAATATCAAATGCACAAACGCCTCACATGCTGTTCCCTATATATCCTACAAGATTCCAATATTTAAATTTTGCTAACAATATCTTAACAGATGATGTGTTTAAAAAATCTATCCAACTGCCTCATTTGAAAACTCTCATTTTGAAGGACAATAAATTGGAGACACTTTCCTTAGTGAGTTGCTTTGCCGGCAACACATCCTTGAGGCACTTAGATCTGAGCGAAAATCTGTTACAACATGAAAATGACGAAAATTGCTTGTGGCCAGAAACCTTGATCACCATGAACTTGTCATCCAACAAATTTGCTGATTCTGTTTTCAGGTGCTTGCCCAGAAATATTCAAATACTTGACTTGAATAATAACAAAATTCAAACTGTCCCTAAAGACATTATTCACCTGACATCCTTGCGAGAGTTAAATCTTGCATTTAATTTTCTAACTGATCTTCCTGGGTGCAGTCATTTCAGAAGACTCTCAGTTCTCAACATTGAAATGAACTTAATTCTCAGCCCATCTCTGGATTTTTTCCAGAGCTGCCAGGAAGTTAAGACTCTAAATGTAGGAAGAAATCCATTCCGGTGTACTTGTGAATTAAGAGATTTCATTCAGCTTGAAAAATACTCAGAGGGCCTGATGGTTGGATGGTCAGATTCATACATCTGTGAATACCCTTTGAATCTAAAGGGGACTCAGTTAAAGGATGTTCATCTTCCTGAAATATCTTGCAACACAACTTTGTTGATTGTCACCATTGTGGTTATCATGCTAGTTCTGGGGATGGCTGTGGCCTTCTGCTGCCTCCACTTTGATCTGCCCTGGTATCTCAGGATGCTAGGTCAATGGACACAGACATGGCACAGGTTTAGGAAGACAACCCAAGAACAGCTCAAGAGAAATATCCACTTCCATGTGTTTATTTCATACAGTGAACATGATTCTGCCTGGGTGAAGTATGAATTGATTCCCAATGTAGAGAAAGAAGATGGTTCTGTCCTGATTTGCCTTCATGAGGGAAACTCTGACCCTGGCAAGAGCATTACTGAAGATACCATAAACTGCATTGAGAAAAGTTATAAGTCCATCTTTGTTTTGTCTCCCAAGTTTGTCCAGACGGAGTGGTGCCATTATGAACTCTACTTTGCCCATCACAATCTCTTCCATGAAAGTTCTGATTACATAATTCTTATCTTACTGGAACCCATTCCGCTCTACTGTATTCCTACCAGGTATCCTAAGCTGAAAACTCTCATGGAAAAGAAAGCATACTTGGAATGGCCCAAGGATAGGCGTAAGTGTGGCCTTTTTTGGGCAAACCTTCGAGCTGCTATTCGTGTTAATTTATTAGAAACCAGAGAGATGTGTGAACTGCGGACATTCACAGAACTGAATGAAGAGTCTCGAGGTTCTGCAATCTCTCTGGTAAGAACAGACTGCCTATAG